In Paenibacillus sp. BIC5C1, a genomic segment contains:
- a CDS encoding threonine/serine exporter family protein, with product MLHFIEQALTSFVASAAFGIIFNAPRRMLLHGGFVGMIGWIIYIVLEYAADAVPATLAATIAVGVISQLFSRMFRAPVIIFSVAGIIPLVPGGLAYNAMRNFVQNDYGAAMEMAAKALMLSGAIAIGLVLSEVLNQMIRRIPESLRAKS from the coding sequence ATGCTTCATTTTATTGAACAAGCCCTGACCAGCTTTGTCGCCTCGGCCGCATTCGGCATTATTTTCAACGCTCCTCGGCGCATGCTGCTTCACGGTGGATTTGTCGGCATGATCGGCTGGATCATCTATATTGTGCTCGAATATGCTGCAGATGCAGTTCCTGCTACTCTGGCAGCGACCATTGCGGTAGGTGTCATCAGCCAGCTGTTCTCCCGCATGTTTCGCGCGCCCGTCATTATCTTCAGCGTAGCAGGTATCATTCCGCTCGTTCCCGGTGGACTGGCCTATAATGCGATGCGTAATTTTGTGCAAAATGACTACGGTGCTGCCATGGAGATGGCTGCCAAAGCGCTTATGTTATCCGGTGCCATCGCGATCGGACTTGTATTGTCCGAGGTGTTGAATCAGATGATTCGTCGTATACCCGAATCATTGCGAGCAAAATCCTAA
- a CDS encoding threonine/serine exporter family protein, with product MLQSGGETYRVEDTMKRMAAALGLPHSHSYVVPTGIFFSVDATEPAKLIRISERTTDLHKISEVNAVSRRIGQGELSVEDAYALLQQIEGQPSSYSAVVRLTAAALSSGCFTIMFGGGWVGFLPAVLCGGIGYAAVIAFHRLVLVKFFAELTASFVIGLLAFLLVYMGAGHERDKIIIGSVMPLVPGLLITNAVRDLMAGHLVSGLSKGAEAFLTAFAIGTGIAVVFSLFT from the coding sequence ATGCTTCAAAGCGGCGGTGAGACCTATCGTGTGGAAGATACGATGAAACGCATGGCTGCCGCGCTGGGCCTTCCCCATTCGCACAGTTATGTTGTGCCCACAGGTATCTTCTTTTCGGTTGATGCAACCGAGCCTGCCAAGCTGATACGGATCTCTGAACGAACCACGGATTTGCACAAGATATCTGAAGTGAATGCCGTTTCCCGGCGTATTGGACAAGGTGAATTGTCCGTGGAAGACGCCTATGCATTGCTACAACAAATTGAGGGACAGCCCTCCTCCTATTCTGCGGTTGTGAGGCTTACGGCGGCGGCGTTATCCAGTGGGTGCTTTACCATTATGTTTGGTGGAGGCTGGGTCGGCTTTCTCCCTGCGGTTCTCTGCGGTGGTATTGGCTATGCAGCAGTCATTGCCTTCCATCGATTAGTACTGGTGAAGTTTTTTGCCGAACTGACCGCTTCATTTGTCATCGGTCTGCTCGCCTTTTTGCTTGTCTATATGGGCGCGGGTCATGAACGGGACAAAATCATTATTGGCTCAGTCATGCCCCTGGTACCGGGACTGCTGATTACCAATGCTGTGCGTGACCTGATGGCCGGGCATCTCGTGTCCGGGTTATCCAAGGGAGCCGAGGCGTTTCTGACGGCTTTTGCGATTGGCACCGGCATTGCTGTTGTTTTTTCACTTTTTACGTAA
- a CDS encoding LD-carboxypeptidase yields the protein MNKRSIRYPQPLAPGNTIGVAAPSSGVSESLHHYLEESRHNMERLGFGVQESPFLRHNAKCVSSSKEDRAAEINAFFRDPEIQAIIPPWGGEFLMDILPLLDWEALKTLPPKWVMGYSDISTFLFAYTLITGTASAHGTNYVDLRSNELDPVTARWIDVLQTGQGGQVTQSSSTHYQSEWKPDLSTFNLDTPSRWKQLGQPEGADSQVTFSGRLIGGCMDTITCLIGTSYAPVEAYLDQYCAEEGTIWYLESCEMNAGDIYRHLWQMRQAGWFAGVKGFMFGRPAGYSDTGDFNFIDALSSALGDMDVPVLYDVDLGHIPPQLTFVNGALGDVAYENGHGRLEMAFV from the coding sequence ATGAATAAGCGTTCAATTCGTTACCCGCAACCACTTGCTCCAGGAAATACCATTGGCGTGGCTGCACCATCCAGCGGTGTAAGTGAATCCTTGCATCATTACCTTGAAGAGAGCAGGCACAACATGGAGCGCCTTGGTTTTGGTGTTCAGGAGAGCCCATTTCTACGGCATAACGCCAAATGTGTAAGTTCCTCCAAGGAAGATCGCGCTGCCGAGATCAATGCATTTTTCCGCGACCCTGAGATTCAGGCTATTATCCCTCCGTGGGGTGGAGAGTTCCTTATGGATATCCTGCCCCTGCTCGATTGGGAAGCTTTGAAAACCTTGCCGCCCAAATGGGTTATGGGATATTCGGATATCAGCACCTTTTTATTCGCATACACCCTGATCACCGGAACGGCTTCGGCACATGGTACGAACTACGTGGATCTAAGATCCAATGAACTCGATCCGGTGACAGCACGCTGGATTGATGTATTACAGACTGGCCAGGGAGGACAGGTTACTCAATCTTCCTCCACTCACTATCAATCGGAATGGAAACCGGATTTGTCCACGTTCAATCTGGATACTCCTTCTCGTTGGAAACAGCTGGGGCAACCCGAAGGAGCAGACTCGCAGGTTACATTCTCAGGTCGGTTGATCGGCGGCTGTATGGATACAATCACCTGTTTGATTGGCACGTCTTACGCACCAGTTGAAGCGTATCTTGATCAGTATTGTGCAGAAGAAGGAACGATCTGGTATCTGGAAAGCTGTGAGATGAATGCGGGTGATATCTACCGTCATCTATGGCAGATGAGACAGGCTGGCTGGTTTGCTGGTGTTAAAGGCTTCATGTTCGGCCGACCTGCTGGTTATTCGGATACAGGAGATTTCAACTTCATCGATGCGCTGTCTTCGGCTCTCGGAGATATGGATGTTCCTGTATTATATGACGTGGATCTTGGCCACATCCCGCCACAGTTAACCTTTGTAAATGGCGCACTGGGCGACGTAGCTTATGAGAATGGGCATGGAAGACTTGAGATGGCATTTGTGTGA
- a CDS encoding DUF4179 domain-containing protein, producing the protein MSDEMKSFEALEERLSARKTEYDAMPVPDAAAYQAVQAGIRQAARKRKSRLRWYMSSISAAAIILVFTGCIRVSPAFASFVEQLPGMEGIVSMIRQDKGLMMAIDQSLLQKVGVTDEHDGASMTVDSIITDESRMVIFYTMKGMKDPEKGMYDIDLLDRDGKKLPVAFSYSSPQPASELGIYEDKIDVSFTESLPPQELTVVFKERGKESNNKWKVTFPVDRSLTKGMKKIIPVNQTMTVDGQRIHVKQAVLYPTRLVLDIEYDRNNTKKIFGIRDLQLVDEQGRAWRTDSSSISGSGSSVFFESMYFSTPKKLTLQGSGLSAVDKDKLVISIDPSSGEIQGGPSSLKFLQSTVQSKNLILEFSIADAQNATSGLSFTNIEDSKGNPFDINEVGWSPSVFEARVVIKNGAAAKGNLTMEIDSYPDQIRAPFSIEIPVTP; encoded by the coding sequence ATGAGCGATGAAATGAAGTCATTTGAAGCACTTGAAGAGCGTCTGAGTGCTCGTAAAACGGAATACGATGCCATGCCAGTACCGGATGCCGCAGCATATCAGGCTGTACAGGCTGGAATCCGTCAGGCTGCGCGCAAGCGCAAGTCCCGGCTGCGCTGGTATATGAGCTCCATATCGGCAGCCGCGATCATCCTCGTGTTTACGGGATGTATTCGCGTTTCCCCCGCCTTTGCGTCCTTTGTGGAGCAACTGCCGGGCATGGAGGGCATCGTCAGCATGATTCGCCAGGATAAGGGGTTAATGATGGCGATAGATCAGTCTCTTTTACAGAAGGTTGGTGTGACCGATGAGCATGATGGAGCTTCAATGACCGTGGACAGCATCATTACAGATGAGTCACGCATGGTTATTTTTTACACGATGAAAGGCATGAAAGATCCAGAGAAGGGTATGTATGACATCGATTTGCTTGATAGAGATGGAAAAAAGTTGCCTGTTGCGTTTAGCTATTCTTCTCCTCAGCCAGCTTCAGAACTTGGCATTTATGAGGATAAAATTGATGTCTCATTCACAGAATCTTTACCGCCACAAGAACTGACCGTTGTATTTAAGGAGCGAGGTAAGGAATCGAATAATAAGTGGAAAGTCACCTTCCCAGTGGATCGCAGCTTAACGAAAGGCATGAAAAAAATCATTCCCGTAAACCAAACAATGACCGTGGACGGGCAGCGTATTCATGTAAAACAGGCCGTTCTGTATCCCACTCGTCTTGTACTTGATATCGAATATGATCGGAACAACACCAAAAAAATCTTCGGAATTCGTGATTTGCAGTTGGTAGATGAGCAAGGCCGAGCATGGCGAACAGATTCATCCTCCATCTCAGGCTCTGGAAGTTCTGTTTTTTTCGAAAGCATGTACTTCTCCACTCCGAAAAAACTGACGCTGCAGGGGTCTGGTCTTTCAGCGGTGGATAAGGACAAACTGGTTATCAGCATCGATCCATCCTCAGGTGAAATACAAGGTGGCCCATCGAGTTTGAAATTCCTGCAAAGCACGGTCCAGAGCAAAAATCTGATCCTCGAGTTTTCAATCGCAGACGCTCAAAATGCTACTTCAGGGCTATCATTTACCAATATCGAGGACAGCAAAGGAAACCCTTTCGACATTAATGAAGTAGGTTGGAGTCCTTCCGTCTTTGAAGCAAGGGTTGTCATTAAAAATGGAGCCGCAGCCAAAGGAAATTTAACAATGGAAATAGACTCTTACCCTGATCAAATTCGTGCACCGTTCTCCATTGAAATTCCTGTAACTCCCTAA
- a CDS encoding RNA polymerase sigma factor yields MTPAQLTIAAQKGDAEAFAALMEMHQSRLYRIAYAYLHNEGDALEAIQESTYRAYRKLKKLKEPSYFATWLIRILLNYCADERKRKSRFSHVTEIHEPSSWDHPADPDLDAAVSALDRDCKQIIILSYFEGFSLTEVADILEIPTGTVKSRLHRALGQLRDQLETKGDVTHER; encoded by the coding sequence GTGACCCCTGCTCAACTGACCATCGCCGCACAAAAAGGGGATGCCGAGGCTTTTGCAGCCTTAATGGAGATGCATCAGAGCCGACTGTACCGGATCGCCTATGCTTATCTGCACAACGAGGGCGATGCACTGGAAGCGATACAGGAATCCACCTACAGAGCTTATCGAAAGCTCAAGAAATTAAAAGAACCCTCTTATTTCGCCACTTGGCTGATCCGCATCCTGCTGAACTACTGTGCGGACGAACGTAAACGCAAGAGTCGATTCAGCCACGTTACCGAAATTCATGAACCTAGCAGCTGGGACCACCCCGCAGACCCTGATCTGGACGCAGCCGTCTCTGCGCTGGATCGGGATTGCAAACAGATTATTATTCTAAGTTATTTCGAAGGTTTCTCCTTAACAGAAGTCGCTGATATTCTCGAAATCCCAACCGGAACCGTAAAGTCCCGACTGCATCGAGCCCTTGGGCAGCTCAGGGACCAACTTGAAACGAAAGGAGATGTAACTCATGAGCGATGA
- a CDS encoding NUDIX domain-containing protein, translating to MSSLNAKGTENSLVQPRIGVGAVILNDRNEVLLVWRNRQPEQYTWSIPGGKVDPYESIETTVIREIKEEVDLDIVIDKLLCTAETIRPEKQEHWISVLYSTRVISGVARNLEEGGAIGEIGWFPLDDLPSPLASFAVPGLEAAKKSHLYSED from the coding sequence CTGTCCTCACTTAACGCCAAAGGTACAGAGAACTCTCTTGTCCAACCTCGCATTGGCGTGGGAGCGGTCATCCTCAACGATCGTAATGAAGTCCTTTTGGTTTGGCGGAATCGTCAGCCTGAACAGTACACCTGGAGTATCCCTGGGGGCAAAGTGGACCCGTACGAATCCATTGAAACGACCGTCATTCGGGAGATCAAGGAAGAAGTCGATCTGGATATTGTCATCGACAAGCTGCTCTGCACCGCAGAGACGATCCGACCTGAAAAACAAGAACATTGGATTTCCGTCCTCTACTCAACTCGAGTTATTAGCGGCGTTGCTCGTAACCTCGAAGAAGGCGGAGCGATTGGTGAGATTGGTTGGTTCCCGCTGGATGATCTGCCATCGCCGCTTGCCAGTTTCGCGGTGCCTGGTCTGGAAGCCGCGAAAAAATCCCATCTTTATTCTGAAGATTGA
- the flgB gene encoding flagellar basal body rod protein FlgB, with product MIETNTSRRNESLLQALNAQHKVTTENIANADTPNYKKKSVEFEEELRRIIENGKTDQLDMKRTHEKHFPVSNPNDSIVNYRIVENNETSMNNNNNNVDIDKEMANLSENQLMYNYMVDRVSGHYKKMKNLLQDMK from the coding sequence TTGATTGAAACGAACACTTCCAGACGCAATGAATCTCTGTTACAGGCGCTGAACGCGCAGCACAAGGTTACCACTGAAAATATTGCCAACGCAGACACACCCAATTACAAAAAGAAATCGGTGGAGTTTGAGGAAGAGCTTAGACGTATTATTGAGAATGGCAAAACAGATCAGCTCGATATGAAGCGGACTCATGAAAAGCACTTTCCGGTCAGTAATCCCAATGATTCCATCGTAAACTACCGGATTGTCGAGAACAACGAAACATCCATGAATAATAACAACAATAACGTTGATATTGACAAGGAAATGGCGAATCTTTCGGAGAATCAGCTTATGTATAACTACATGGTTGATCGGGTCAGCGGGCACTACAAGAAAATGAAAAACCTGTTGCAGGATATGAAATAA
- the speD gene encoding adenosylmethionine decarboxylase: MTLTPEQRIQLHGFNNLTKSLSFNMYDICYTKTKDEREAYIEYIDEQYNAARLSKILNNVSDIIGAHVLNIAQQDYVPQGASVTMLVSEGPIVEIPEESFDESPGPLPDNVVMQLDKSHITVHTYPEFHPSEGISTFRADIDVSTCGEISPLKALNYLIHSFDTDIMTMDYRVRGFTRDTSGRKLFIDHEIGSIQNYIPDEIKSSFDMIDVNVYQENIFHTKCKLKEFDLDNYLFGYTKDKLSKAEQQEITEWLKLEMDEIYYGKNINRPS; the protein is encoded by the coding sequence ATGACATTAACGCCAGAGCAGCGCATTCAACTGCATGGATTCAACAACCTGACCAAGTCGCTGAGTTTCAATATGTACGATATCTGTTATACGAAAACCAAAGATGAACGCGAAGCTTACATTGAATATATTGATGAACAATATAATGCGGCTCGGCTGAGCAAAATCCTGAATAATGTGTCTGACATTATCGGTGCCCATGTGCTGAATATCGCCCAACAGGACTATGTTCCTCAGGGTGCAAGTGTGACGATGCTTGTGTCGGAAGGCCCCATTGTGGAGATCCCCGAAGAATCCTTCGATGAATCTCCAGGCCCCCTGCCCGATAATGTTGTCATGCAGCTCGACAAAAGCCATATTACCGTTCATACGTACCCCGAATTCCACCCGAGTGAAGGCATCAGTACATTCCGGGCAGATATTGACGTCTCTACCTGTGGTGAAATCTCGCCGCTAAAGGCACTGAACTATCTGATCCACTCGTTCGATACGGATATCATGACGATGGATTACCGGGTACGTGGTTTTACACGGGATACGAGTGGACGCAAGCTGTTCATTGATCATGAGATCGGTTCGATCCAGAATTATATTCCGGATGAGATCAAGAGCAGCTTCGACATGATTGACGTAAACGTCTATCAGGAGAACATTTTTCACACCAAGTGCAAACTGAAAGAATTCGATCTGGATAACTATCTGTTTGGTTATACCAAAGATAAACTGAGCAAGGCTGAGCAACAGGAAATTACGGAGTGGTTGAAGTTGGAGATGGATGAGATTTATTATGGCAAAAACATCAATCGTCCTTCTTAA
- a CDS encoding DUF1273 domain-containing protein, which produces MLKNVLITGYRAHELQIFGQKHEGIPFIKKAISSRLTPLVEDGLEWVLTPGQYGVDLWACEVVLELKKTFPDLKLSIITAFQNPEEQWKEDKQDYYRSILQGVDYYGAISRQPYIGPWQFTARDDLLLRKSDGLLLVYDEDAGDGSPRFIKEKAVKKQQNEDYTIISITSEDIQSVAEDERMNDVGNYDDPSF; this is translated from the coding sequence ATGCTGAAAAACGTGTTGATTACCGGTTATCGTGCACATGAACTACAGATTTTTGGACAGAAGCATGAGGGAATTCCTTTCATCAAAAAGGCGATCTCTTCCCGTCTTACACCTCTGGTCGAAGACGGGCTGGAGTGGGTGCTGACGCCAGGCCAATACGGTGTAGACCTGTGGGCCTGCGAAGTGGTACTTGAGCTAAAGAAGACGTTCCCGGATCTGAAGCTGTCGATCATTACTGCTTTTCAAAATCCTGAGGAACAATGGAAGGAAGACAAACAGGATTATTATCGCTCCATTCTGCAAGGTGTAGACTATTATGGCGCGATTAGTCGTCAGCCGTATATCGGCCCGTGGCAGTTTACTGCGCGGGATGACTTACTGCTGCGCAAAAGCGACGGTCTCCTGCTCGTGTATGATGAAGATGCCGGGGATGGCAGTCCCCGTTTTATTAAGGAAAAAGCAGTCAAAAAACAGCAGAATGAAGATTACACCATCATCAGCATCACCTCGGAGGATATTCAATCGGTTGCCGAAGATGAACGGATGAACGATGTAGGGAATTACGACGATCCTTCATTCTGA
- a CDS encoding RluA family pseudouridine synthase, which produces MNKRKRPTGNTSAKGKTSAGSSTARSGRSTFTSAKSSGPSASRNTGAANKPVASKSSAAPKKAGASKPKAAKRSGNSYYRKQEPPRPYKVTEPDELLNFLLKHLKSGRNAVKSILGRGQVSVDQKVVTKFNLELTPGQIVTISKEGAVAAPSLTGINILHEDDDIIVIRKEAGLLSIAADKSDDLTAYRQLTEHVRRTDALNRIFIVHRLDRDTSGVMMFAKSEEVQQKLQDNWKENVQERVYVALVEGAVAKEEGTISSWLKETKTLKMYSSSRPNDGQHAITHYKRLQSNREFSLLEVRLETGRKNQIRVHMEDLGHPIAGDKKYGAHTRTLGRLGLHARVLSFIHPTSGQLMRFETDIPKQFLYPFRTDAPPAN; this is translated from the coding sequence ATGAATAAACGTAAACGCCCAACAGGCAATACATCGGCCAAGGGGAAAACATCCGCAGGTTCGTCCACAGCACGATCCGGTCGGTCCACTTTTACTTCCGCCAAATCATCAGGACCATCTGCATCACGCAATACAGGAGCGGCGAATAAGCCTGTAGCATCCAAATCCTCCGCGGCTCCCAAGAAAGCCGGAGCATCCAAACCCAAAGCAGCCAAACGTTCGGGTAATTCCTATTATCGCAAGCAAGAACCACCACGCCCGTACAAGGTTACTGAACCGGATGAGCTGCTCAACTTCTTGCTGAAACATTTGAAGTCCGGCCGTAATGCCGTCAAATCCATTCTGGGTCGCGGACAGGTATCCGTTGATCAGAAAGTGGTGACCAAGTTTAATCTGGAGCTAACGCCGGGGCAGATCGTAACAATTAGCAAAGAAGGCGCTGTTGCCGCTCCTTCCCTGACGGGCATTAACATTTTGCATGAAGACGATGATATTATTGTCATTCGCAAGGAAGCTGGACTGTTGTCCATCGCCGCTGACAAGAGTGATGATCTTACCGCTTATCGCCAGCTGACCGAGCATGTTCGCCGTACCGACGCGCTGAACCGGATATTTATAGTCCATCGTCTGGACCGCGACACTTCGGGTGTCATGATGTTCGCCAAGAGTGAAGAAGTGCAGCAGAAGCTGCAGGACAACTGGAAAGAAAATGTACAGGAACGTGTGTATGTTGCCCTTGTGGAAGGCGCCGTTGCAAAAGAAGAAGGCACCATTTCCTCATGGTTGAAAGAAACCAAGACGCTCAAAATGTATTCCAGTTCTCGCCCGAATGATGGACAACATGCCATTACACACTACAAACGTCTACAATCGAACCGCGAGTTCTCCTTGCTGGAAGTCCGTCTGGAGACGGGACGTAAAAACCAGATTCGTGTGCATATGGAAGATCTGGGCCATCCCATCGCAGGCGACAAAAAATACGGTGCTCATACCAGAACACTCGGCCGCCTCGGACTGCATGCACGGGTACTCTCGTTCATCCACCCAACGTCGGGTCAGCTAATGAGATTTGAGACGGATATTCCAAAACAGTTCCTCTATCCATTCCGTACGGATGCTCCACCAGCGAACTAA